A single window of Mustelus asterias unplaced genomic scaffold, sMusAst1.hap1.1 HAP1_SCAFFOLD_77, whole genome shotgun sequence DNA harbors:
- the LOC144483717 gene encoding uncharacterized protein LOC144483717: MEKLWKCDDCGQGFMLPCDLEIHQRSHTRERPFTCSVCGKGYIKFSHLLSHNLTHTNERPFKCSDCGSGFKSSGELVSHQRIHSEERLFSCSHCTMKFKWSSTLRRHQRVHTGERPFSCSMCGKGFSRSSELRAHQRIHTGERPFTCSVCGKGFFRSSTLQRHQRVHTRERPFICSVCGKGFSQSFTLLTHQRLHTEERPFTCTECGKGFTQSSTLLTHQQVHSGERPFTCSECGNRFTRLSSLQRHKVTHSQERPFKCSDCGSGFKISEHLIDHQRIHTGERPFSCSHCTKRFGRTCTLRRHQRVHTGRDHSPALCVRKDSLDTPAADAQCPSHPGETL; this comes from the exons atggagaaactgtggaaatgtgacgattgtggacaaggattcatgttgccctgtgatttggaaattcatcaacgcagtcacactcgggagagacccttcacttgctcagtgtgtgggaagggatacattaagttctcccacctgctgagtcacaatctcactcacaccaatgagagaccctttaaatgctctgactgtgggagtggattcaaaagctctggagaactggtgtcccaccagcgcattcacagtgaggagagactgttcagctgctctcactgcacaatgaaatttaaatggtcatccacactgcggagacatcagcgagttcacaccggggagagaccgttcagctgctccatgtgtgggaagggattctctcggtCCTCCGAACTGCGggcacaccaacgaattcacactggggagagaccgttcacctgcagtgtgtgtgggaagggattctttcg gtcatccacactgcagagacaccagcgagttcacaccagggagagaccgttcatctgctctgtgtgtgggaagggattcagtcaatcattcaccctgctgacacaccagcgtcttcacaccgaggagagaccatttacctgcaccgagtgtgggaagggattcactcagtcatccaccctgctgactcaccagcaagttcacagcggggagagaccgttcacctgctccgagtgtgggaacagattcactcggttatccagcctgcagagacacaaagtcactcactcccaggaaagaccctttaaatgctctgactgtgggagtggcttcaaaatttCTGAGCATCTGATAgatcaccagcgcattcacactggggagagaccgttcagctgctctcactgcacaaagaggtttggaaggacatgcacactgaggagacaccagcgagttcacactgggagagaccattcacctgctctgtgtgtgcggaAGGATTCACTCGATACCCCAGCTGCTGACgcacaatgtccctcacacccaggagagaccctttaa